From one Tsukamurella tyrosinosolvens genomic stretch:
- a CDS encoding PPOX class F420-dependent oxidoreductase has protein sequence MTTVADVADAKYVLLTTFRKDGTPVATPIWAVRDGADLVVWTVADSWKVKRLRRNPSVLVQACDARGKKTTGPEVAGTGEVVDGGEAGSKIAKKYGVLGWLTVTGSKLRRGADGTVGIRVRDAA, from the coding sequence ATGACCACCGTCGCTGACGTCGCCGACGCCAAGTACGTCCTGCTGACCACCTTCCGCAAGGACGGCACGCCCGTCGCGACCCCGATCTGGGCGGTGCGGGACGGCGCCGACCTCGTGGTGTGGACCGTCGCCGACTCCTGGAAGGTCAAGCGACTGCGGCGCAACCCGTCGGTGCTGGTCCAGGCCTGCGACGCCCGCGGCAAGAAGACCACCGGCCCCGAGGTCGCGGGCACGGGCGAGGTCGTCGACGGCGGTGAGGCCGGGTCGAAGATCGCGAAGAAGTACGGCGTGCTCGGCTGGCTCACCGTCACCGGTTCCAAGCTCCGCCGGGGCGCGGACGGCACCGTCGGGATCCGGGTCCGCGACGCCGCCTAG
- a CDS encoding alpha/beta fold hydrolase, producing MRVIEVDGAALAVDVTGRADGPAVLLVAGGGQSMDWWTPEFCARLAGDDLRVIRYDHRDSGESSTSPPGAPSYTGADLAADPLRILDALGVDAAHVVGMSMGAGIGQTLAVRAPERVLSLTLIESSPAGGEHDPLPGPTPAVAATFTEPPPEIDWSDEAAVIDYRVDVERPYAGPGGLDEERTRAIATREVRRTRTMEASLNNHFLAEPAPPVDPAAIAAPTLVIHSADDPLFPLPHGEALARMIPGARLLTLRGPGHEIPPPATWDVVIPELRRQVLDGVAGP from the coding sequence ATGCGGGTCATCGAGGTCGACGGGGCCGCCCTGGCGGTCGACGTGACGGGGCGCGCCGACGGTCCGGCGGTGCTGCTCGTCGCCGGCGGTGGGCAGTCCATGGACTGGTGGACGCCGGAGTTCTGCGCCCGGCTCGCGGGCGACGACCTGCGGGTGATCCGCTACGACCACCGCGACAGCGGCGAATCGTCGACGTCGCCGCCCGGTGCGCCCAGCTACACCGGCGCCGACCTCGCGGCCGATCCGCTGCGGATCCTCGACGCCCTCGGCGTCGACGCGGCGCACGTCGTCGGGATGTCCATGGGCGCCGGGATCGGGCAGACGCTCGCGGTCCGCGCACCCGAGCGGGTGCTGTCGCTGACCTTGATCGAATCCAGCCCCGCGGGCGGCGAGCACGACCCGCTGCCCGGCCCGACGCCCGCCGTGGCGGCGACCTTCACCGAGCCGCCGCCCGAGATCGACTGGTCCGATGAGGCGGCCGTCATCGACTACCGCGTGGACGTCGAGCGGCCCTACGCGGGCCCGGGCGGCCTCGACGAGGAGCGGACGCGGGCCATCGCGACCCGCGAGGTGCGCCGCACGCGGACCATGGAGGCGTCGCTGAACAACCACTTCCTCGCGGAGCCGGCGCCGCCGGTCGATCCCGCGGCGATAGCGGCCCCGACGCTGGTGATCCACAGCGCCGACGACCCGCTCTTCCCGCTGCCGCACGGCGAGGCCCTGGCACGGATGATCCCGGGCGCGCGGCTGCTCACCCTGCGCGGGCCCGGCCACGAGATTCCGCCGCCCGCGACGTGGGACGTCGTGATCCCGGAACTGCGCCGTCAGGTGCTCGACGGGGTGGCCGGGCCCTAG
- a CDS encoding DUF202 domain-containing protein: MSGAAGAPSTQAAERTLLARVRTAVALVLTCAIVARAALDVRPAAAPVCLVVAVAAVVTLRTRPPLSHLVLAVAVVALAAVGVLTAVR; the protein is encoded by the coding sequence GTGAGCGGCGCCGCGGGCGCACCGTCGACCCAGGCGGCGGAGCGGACCCTCCTGGCGCGTGTACGCACCGCCGTCGCGCTGGTGCTGACCTGCGCGATCGTCGCGCGCGCCGCCCTCGACGTGCGGCCCGCCGCGGCGCCGGTGTGCCTCGTCGTGGCAGTTGCCGCCGTCGTGACGCTGCGGACCCGGCCGCCGCTGTCCCACCTCGTCCTCGCCGTCGCGGTGGTCGCGCTGGCGGCGGTAGGCGTCCTCACCGCCGTGCGCTGA
- a CDS encoding TrmH family RNA methyltransferase: protein MTSSSDAEGGPDEQLGPTEWVTGLPGPHTVGLGPWATENPGVPAPTDSRYDPELLADGDRRNVVDAYRYWTREAIVADLDARRHPFEVAIENLGHDANIGTVVRTANAFGARAVHIVGRRRWNRRGAMVTDRYQHLHHHEDTDALAAWCAERDLPIVAVDNLPGSVPLERASLPRRCLLLFGQEGPGVSGGARHVAGTTVSIAQFGSTRSINVGVAAGIAMHAWVREHADLDAAW, encoded by the coding sequence GTGACCTCCTCGTCCGACGCCGAGGGCGGCCCGGACGAGCAGCTCGGGCCGACCGAGTGGGTGACGGGCCTGCCCGGACCGCACACCGTCGGGCTGGGTCCGTGGGCTACGGAGAATCCGGGCGTCCCGGCTCCGACCGATTCCCGGTACGACCCCGAGCTCCTCGCCGACGGCGACCGCCGCAACGTCGTCGACGCGTACCGGTACTGGACGCGCGAGGCGATCGTCGCCGACCTGGACGCCCGCCGGCACCCCTTCGAGGTGGCCATCGAGAACCTCGGGCACGACGCCAACATCGGGACCGTCGTGCGGACGGCGAACGCGTTCGGCGCGCGCGCCGTGCACATCGTCGGGCGACGGCGCTGGAACCGGCGCGGCGCCATGGTCACCGACCGCTACCAGCACCTGCACCACCACGAGGACACGGACGCGCTCGCCGCGTGGTGCGCCGAGCGCGACCTGCCGATCGTCGCCGTCGACAACCTGCCGGGCTCCGTGCCGCTCGAGCGCGCCTCCCTGCCCCGACGGTGCCTGCTCCTGTTCGGGCAGGAGGGGCCGGGCGTCTCCGGGGGCGCGCGGCACGTCGCGGGTACGACGGTGTCCATCGCCCAGTTCGGCTCGACCCGCTCGATCAACGTCGGCGTGGCGGCCGGGATCGCCATGCACGCCTGGGTCCGCGAGCACGCGGACCTCGACGCCGCCTGGTGA
- the pyrE gene encoding orotate phosphoribosyltransferase, with the protein MTAPLDPAAKARLAELVRALAVVHGKVTLSSGREADYYVDLRRATLHHEASPLIGALLRELTADWDFTAVGGLTLGADPVATAVMHAPGRPIDAFVVRKAAKAHGMQRQVEGPDVVGKRVLVVEDTTTTGNSPLTAVRALRDIGAEVVGVATVVDRATGAADVIAAEGLEYRSVLGLADLGL; encoded by the coding sequence GTGACCGCACCCCTCGACCCGGCCGCCAAGGCCCGGCTCGCCGAGCTGGTGCGCGCGCTGGCCGTCGTGCACGGCAAGGTCACGCTCTCCAGCGGCCGCGAGGCGGACTACTACGTCGACCTGCGCCGCGCGACCCTGCACCACGAGGCCTCCCCGCTGATCGGCGCGCTCCTGCGCGAGCTCACCGCCGACTGGGACTTCACCGCCGTCGGCGGCCTCACCCTGGGCGCCGACCCCGTCGCCACCGCCGTCATGCACGCGCCGGGCCGGCCGATCGACGCCTTCGTCGTCCGCAAGGCCGCCAAGGCGCACGGCATGCAGCGCCAGGTGGAGGGCCCCGACGTGGTCGGCAAGCGCGTCCTCGTCGTCGAGGACACCACCACGACCGGCAACTCGCCGCTCACCGCCGTCCGCGCGCTGCGCGACATCGGCGCCGAGGTCGTCGGCGTCGCGACCGTCGTGGACCGCGCGACCGGCGCGGCCGACGTCATCGCCGCCGAGGGCCTCGAGTACCGCTCGGTGCTCGGCCTCGCCGACCTGGGGCTGTGA
- a CDS encoding alpha/beta hydrolase yields the protein MTLSPHVVRTERHTTAYLASGPVDGPLLVFVHGWPELGYTWRHQLRALGALGFRCVAPDMRGYGQSTVHSEKDAYRREEAVTDMLELLAALGRDSAVWIGHDWGGPVVWNIATHHPQVVEAVASLNVPHFPSSGPSPFDLIDREKYPADEYPYGQWDYQVHYLKSFDEATAQFESDLPGLVAALFRSGDPRHLDGPAPTALVTRNGGWFGGGPVPQLPLDPAVLTPEDHAVYVAAFERNGMAGPNSWYVNTPADMAYAATELDGGRIDKPALFLHGRYDATLDTVGTRLADPMRAACTDLTEVIVDSGHWMGEEKPAEVSAAIAGWIARSVPASYPVTLGL from the coding sequence ATGACCCTCTCGCCGCACGTCGTCCGGACCGAGCGCCACACCACCGCCTACCTCGCGTCCGGGCCGGTCGACGGTCCGCTGCTGGTCTTCGTGCACGGCTGGCCCGAGCTCGGCTATACCTGGCGGCACCAGCTGCGGGCGCTCGGCGCCCTCGGCTTCCGGTGCGTCGCGCCCGACATGCGCGGCTACGGCCAATCGACGGTGCACTCCGAGAAGGACGCCTACCGGCGCGAGGAGGCGGTCACCGACATGCTGGAGCTGCTCGCCGCGCTCGGCCGCGACTCCGCGGTGTGGATCGGCCACGACTGGGGCGGACCCGTCGTGTGGAACATCGCCACCCACCATCCGCAGGTGGTCGAGGCCGTGGCCTCGCTCAACGTGCCGCACTTCCCGTCGAGCGGGCCCTCGCCGTTCGACCTCATCGACCGCGAGAAGTACCCCGCCGACGAGTACCCGTACGGCCAGTGGGATTACCAGGTGCACTACCTCAAGTCGTTCGACGAGGCGACGGCCCAGTTCGAGAGCGACCTGCCCGGCCTCGTCGCCGCGCTCTTCCGCAGCGGCGACCCGCGGCACCTCGACGGCCCGGCGCCCACCGCCCTGGTCACCCGGAACGGCGGCTGGTTCGGCGGCGGCCCCGTGCCGCAGCTGCCGCTCGACCCGGCGGTGCTCACCCCCGAGGACCACGCGGTCTACGTCGCCGCGTTCGAGCGCAACGGCATGGCCGGCCCGAACTCCTGGTACGTCAACACCCCGGCGGACATGGCCTACGCCGCGACCGAACTCGACGGCGGACGGATCGACAAGCCCGCCCTGTTCCTGCACGGCCGCTACGACGCGACCCTCGACACCGTCGGGACGCGCCTCGCCGACCCGATGCGCGCCGCGTGCACCGACCTCACCGAGGTGATCGTCGACTCCGGGCACTGGATGGGGGAGGAGAAGCCCGCCGAGGTCAGCGCCGCCATCGCGGGCTGGATCGCCCGCAGCGTGCCCGCGTCCTACCCGGTTACGCTGGGGCTATGA
- a CDS encoding phosphotransferase, whose product MTGTERTARTAAAVDAATGAARELGLAVTGTTVLHDLFSVVVRLEPAPVVVRIPTVLPASETAESVARRQADELAVTAWLAAQGEPVLRPSPLVPAAPVQRDGLSMTFWEYVEEDRAAEPDYAANAESTARLHAVLRDYPGELGFLATADPDGVAAHLDLLDGRPDLLPAADVARARAEWAALEPAVRSRAEFESRFPGADLQPIHGDCPPANMFAAVDGLRYADFELVTLGPVEWDLAALGPDLEAAYDRGAAAAGIRGLRPDVLEFVNAVGVLRAITTLALVPQLPELAQYLQPVVEQWRSADA is encoded by the coding sequence ATGACCGGCACCGAACGCACCGCCCGCACCGCCGCCGCCGTCGACGCCGCGACCGGAGCGGCCCGCGAGCTCGGCCTCGCCGTCACGGGCACGACGGTGCTGCACGACCTGTTCTCCGTGGTGGTGCGGCTCGAGCCGGCGCCCGTCGTGGTCCGCATCCCGACGGTGCTCCCGGCGTCCGAGACGGCGGAGAGCGTCGCGCGACGGCAGGCCGACGAGCTGGCCGTCACGGCCTGGCTCGCCGCGCAGGGCGAGCCGGTGTTGCGCCCGTCGCCGCTGGTCCCTGCGGCGCCGGTGCAGCGCGACGGGCTGTCGATGACCTTCTGGGAGTACGTCGAGGAGGATCGCGCCGCCGAGCCGGACTACGCCGCGAACGCGGAGAGCACGGCCCGGCTGCACGCGGTGCTGCGCGACTACCCGGGCGAGCTGGGCTTCCTCGCGACGGCCGACCCGGACGGCGTCGCGGCCCACCTGGATCTGCTCGACGGCCGCCCCGACCTGCTCCCCGCCGCCGACGTCGCCCGCGCCCGCGCCGAGTGGGCCGCGCTCGAGCCGGCCGTCCGCTCCCGCGCCGAGTTCGAAAGCCGCTTCCCCGGCGCGGACCTGCAGCCGATCCACGGGGACTGCCCGCCGGCCAACATGTTCGCCGCGGTCGACGGCCTGCGGTACGCGGACTTCGAGCTGGTCACGCTGGGCCCCGTCGAGTGGGACCTCGCCGCGCTGGGCCCCGACCTGGAGGCCGCCTACGATCGCGGCGCGGCCGCCGCCGGCATCCGCGGGCTGCGCCCGGACGTGCTGGAGTTCGTCAACGCCGTCGGCGTCCTGCGCGCGATCACCACGCTGGCGCTGGTCCCGCAGCTGCCGGAACTCGCGCAGTACCTCCAGCCCGTCGTCGAGCAGTGGCGATCGGCGGACGCCTAG
- a CDS encoding YidH family protein: MHPANVVGVGRLWPPRALTDGEAPDERFTLANERTFLAWIRTSLGLVAAAVGLEAFAPHVVPGPVRTPIVVVLLLVAAALAGYAFRRWLAVEGALRTRRELRGTPATLVLAGLIVVAAVALAVSLLVT, encoded by the coding sequence ATGCACCCCGCTAACGTTGTCGGCGTGGGACGACTGTGGCCGCCGCGCGCCCTCACCGACGGTGAGGCGCCGGACGAGCGCTTCACGTTGGCGAACGAACGCACCTTCCTCGCGTGGATCCGCACCTCGCTGGGGCTCGTCGCCGCGGCGGTCGGCCTGGAGGCGTTCGCCCCGCACGTCGTGCCCGGGCCCGTGCGGACGCCGATCGTGGTGGTGCTCCTGCTCGTGGCCGCCGCGCTGGCGGGATACGCGTTCCGGCGGTGGCTGGCCGTCGAGGGCGCGTTACGCACCCGCCGCGAGCTGCGCGGCACCCCGGCGACCCTGGTGCTGGCGGGCCTCATCGTCGTGGCCGCGGTCGCCCTCGCCGTCTCCCTGCTGGTGACGTGA
- a CDS encoding glycoside hydrolase family 76 protein, whose amino-acid sequence MSSVEWNQRAAAAQAAVVERHLKPVWGIPGTLLGTPAYPATRRDSLFVSWNYWWQAHLLDVAVDAYVRDGAPSTRKLVLRIARGHRVRNLFRVTNSYNDDMAWMGLALERAQRHAGLNSARRLRVLRDTLYDAWVPDAGGGITWRTKGLFLNAPANGPAGIFLARMGRFERAEETSDWLYRRLLDLETGLINDGVDGDYDSPEVGKIYPEKYSYNQGVTIGLDAELSSDLAPTHAVRAAGLIAAVAEHMTDGAVITGGDGGDGGLFNGILIRYLAVAARALRGPDAEDARAMASEIVFASAEAAWHGTRELDGRVLFSADWTRDARIPGTSDAPAYFTGGTVRSSETPERDLSVQVGGWMAMEAAAALARS is encoded by the coding sequence ATGAGTTCGGTCGAGTGGAATCAGCGCGCGGCCGCGGCGCAGGCCGCGGTCGTGGAGCGGCACCTGAAACCCGTGTGGGGCATCCCCGGCACCCTGCTCGGCACGCCCGCCTACCCGGCCACCCGCCGTGATTCGCTGTTCGTCAGCTGGAACTACTGGTGGCAGGCCCACCTGCTCGACGTGGCGGTGGACGCCTACGTCCGTGACGGCGCACCGTCGACCCGGAAACTGGTGCTGCGCATCGCCCGCGGGCACCGCGTGCGGAACCTGTTCCGCGTCACCAACTCGTACAACGACGACATGGCGTGGATGGGGCTCGCGCTGGAGCGGGCGCAGCGGCACGCGGGATTGAACTCGGCGCGGCGGTTGCGCGTGCTGCGCGACACCCTGTACGACGCGTGGGTGCCCGACGCCGGCGGCGGCATCACCTGGCGCACCAAGGGCCTGTTCCTCAACGCTCCCGCCAACGGCCCGGCCGGCATCTTCCTGGCGCGGATGGGCCGGTTCGAGCGCGCGGAGGAGACCTCCGACTGGCTGTACCGGCGGCTGCTCGACCTGGAGACGGGCCTCATCAACGACGGGGTCGACGGCGACTACGACAGCCCCGAGGTCGGGAAGATCTACCCGGAGAAGTACTCCTACAACCAGGGCGTCACGATCGGCCTGGACGCGGAGCTCTCCTCGGATCTGGCGCCGACGCACGCGGTTCGCGCCGCGGGCCTCATCGCCGCGGTCGCGGAGCACATGACCGACGGTGCCGTCATCACCGGCGGGGACGGGGGCGACGGCGGCCTGTTCAACGGCATTCTCATCCGGTACCTCGCGGTCGCGGCCCGCGCCCTGCGCGGTCCGGACGCCGAGGACGCGCGCGCGATGGCGTCGGAGATCGTCTTCGCCTCCGCCGAGGCGGCCTGGCACGGCACCCGCGAGCTGGACGGCCGGGTGCTGTTCTCCGCCGACTGGACCCGCGACGCCCGCATCCCCGGCACGTCCGATGCGCCCGCGTACTTCACCGGCGGCACCGTCCGCTCGAGCGAGACGCCCGAACGCGACCTGTCCGTGCAGGTCGGTGGTTGGATGGCGATGGAGGCCGCGGCCGCGCTCGCACGGAGCTGA
- a CDS encoding FAD-dependent oxidoreductase: MPHVIVQNCCNDASCVPECPVDCIHPTPDEPDYATAEMLYIDPDVCIDCGACIDACPVSAITTDYELSTEMAPFETMNADYYEAVGSSADRDHPFTDPRIGRKRPASDAETLSVAVVGAGAAGHYVVSELQHRIDVRATIDVYERLPETGGLVRFGVAPDHADTKKVQEQFAKSRAQAGVTTHLGVRIGEDVTADELSRTHHAVVYAVGSLHGRDLGLPGADLPGVTAAADFVAWYNGHPDFAGLAPDLTHERVVVLGNGNVALDVARILTADPATFEGTDMTEEALAALRDSRVREVVILARRGPGHAAFTAPELVGLARAVPVVVEPADLEDAGDEPADEQSRFYRAQKLALLQALPAADSAPDGRRVVLRFGTPPTAVAASDGGLTVAFDDHGAPSELACGLVLPSIGLRGTSVPGVPYDEATGTIPNADGRVLGPDGAALPGVYVAGWCKRGPTGVIGTNRFDARGTVDALVADFHAGALAGPPA, translated from the coding sequence ATGCCCCACGTGATCGTCCAGAACTGCTGCAACGACGCGTCGTGCGTCCCGGAGTGCCCCGTCGACTGCATCCACCCCACGCCCGACGAGCCCGACTACGCCACCGCCGAGATGCTCTACATCGACCCGGACGTGTGCATCGACTGCGGCGCCTGCATCGACGCCTGCCCCGTCTCGGCGATCACCACCGACTACGAGCTCAGCACGGAGATGGCCCCGTTCGAGACGATGAACGCGGACTACTACGAGGCTGTGGGCTCCTCCGCGGACCGCGATCACCCGTTCACCGACCCGCGGATCGGCCGCAAGCGCCCGGCGTCCGACGCCGAGACGCTGAGCGTCGCCGTCGTGGGTGCCGGGGCCGCGGGGCACTACGTGGTGAGCGAGCTGCAGCACCGCATCGACGTCCGCGCGACGATCGACGTCTACGAGCGGCTCCCCGAGACGGGCGGGCTGGTGCGTTTCGGCGTGGCCCCCGACCACGCCGACACCAAGAAGGTGCAGGAGCAGTTCGCGAAGTCGCGCGCGCAGGCGGGCGTGACGACGCATCTGGGCGTGCGGATCGGCGAGGACGTGACGGCGGACGAGTTGTCCCGCACGCATCACGCGGTGGTGTACGCGGTGGGCTCGCTGCACGGCCGCGACCTGGGCCTGCCCGGCGCCGACCTGCCCGGCGTCACCGCCGCCGCGGACTTCGTGGCCTGGTACAACGGCCACCCCGACTTCGCCGGGCTCGCCCCCGATCTCACGCACGAGCGGGTCGTGGTGCTGGGCAACGGCAACGTCGCGCTCGACGTCGCGCGGATCCTCACCGCCGACCCCGCGACGTTCGAGGGCACCGACATGACCGAGGAGGCCCTGGCCGCGCTCCGGGATTCGCGGGTGCGGGAGGTCGTGATCCTCGCCCGACGGGGCCCGGGGCACGCCGCCTTCACCGCGCCGGAGCTGGTGGGCTTGGCCCGCGCGGTGCCCGTAGTGGTCGAGCCCGCTGATCTGGAGGACGCCGGCGACGAGCCCGCCGACGAGCAGTCCCGCTTCTACCGCGCCCAGAAACTCGCCCTGCTGCAGGCGCTTCCGGCGGCGGACTCCGCCCCGGACGGCCGGCGGGTGGTGCTGCGGTTCGGCACGCCGCCCACCGCCGTCGCCGCGTCCGACGGCGGGCTCACCGTCGCCTTCGACGACCACGGCGCTCCGTCGGAGCTGGCGTGCGGCCTGGTCCTGCCGTCGATCGGGCTCCGCGGGACGTCGGTCCCGGGCGTGCCCTACGACGAGGCCACCGGCACCATTCCCAACGCCGACGGGCGCGTCCTCGGGCCCGACGGTGCCGCCCTCCCCGGCGTGTACGTGGCCGGCTGGTGCAAGCGCGGCCCGACGGGGGTCATCGGCACCAACCGGTTCGACGCCCGCGGCACCGTCGACGCCCTGGTCGCCGACTTCCACGCCGGCGCGCTCGCGGGCCCGCCCGCGTAG
- the clpB gene encoding ATP-dependent chaperone ClpB, with protein MDSFQPTTKTQAALTSALQAASAAGNPEISPAHLLVALLDQTDGIAAPLLKAVGVDPVTVRNRAQEIVDRKPKASGSTTTPQLSRESIASISAAQKLATEMGDQFVSTEHVLYGLAEAGGEAAQVLTSAGATPQEIREAFTAVRGSAKVTSQDPEGQYQALEKYSTDLTARAREGKLDPVIGRDNEIRRVVQVLSRRTKNNPVLIGEPGVGKTAIVEGLAQRVVTGDVPESLRGKTVISLDLGSMVAGAKYRGEFEERLKAVLDEIKASSGQIITFIDELHTIVGAGATGDSAMDAGNMIKPMLARGELRLVGATTLDEYRQYIEKDAALERRFQQVLVGEPSVEDTVGILRGLKERYEVHHGVRITDSALVAAASLSDRYITSRFLPDKAIDLVDEAASRLRMEIDSRPEEIDAEERLVRRLEIEEMALSKETDAASVDRLGKLRGELADHKEKLAQLTSRWQNEKGAIDSVRSLKEQLETLKGESERAERDGDLGRAAELRYGQIPALEKQLDEAVASSGAASDGDVMLKEEVGPDDVADVVSAWTGVPAGRMLEGETAKLLRMESEIGKRVIGQEAAVTAVSDAVRRTRAGVADPNRPTGSFLFLGPTGVGKTELAKGLAEFLFDDERAMVRIDMSEYGEKHSVARLVGAPPGYVGYEAGGQLTEAVRRRPYTVVLFDEVEKAHPDVFDVLLQVLDEGRLTDGQGRTVDFRNTILILTSNLGAGGTPEQVMAAVRAKFKPEFINRLDDVLIFDSLSSDQLTGIVDIQLDQLRKRLSQRRLELEVSDEAKGWLAERGFDPLYGARPLRRLVQQAIGDQLAKALLAGDVRDGDTVKVTVSEDGDRLIVG; from the coding sequence GTGGATTCGTTCCAGCCCACCACCAAGACGCAGGCCGCGCTGACCTCGGCTCTGCAGGCGGCGTCCGCCGCGGGGAACCCGGAGATCTCTCCGGCGCACCTGCTGGTGGCGCTGCTCGACCAGACCGACGGGATCGCCGCGCCGCTGCTCAAGGCGGTGGGCGTGGATCCCGTCACCGTGCGCAATCGCGCGCAGGAGATCGTCGACCGCAAGCCGAAGGCCAGCGGTTCCACCACCACGCCGCAGCTCAGCCGCGAGTCGATCGCGTCGATCAGCGCCGCGCAGAAGCTCGCGACCGAGATGGGCGATCAGTTCGTCTCCACCGAGCACGTCCTGTACGGGCTCGCCGAGGCGGGCGGTGAGGCCGCGCAGGTCCTCACCTCCGCCGGCGCCACGCCGCAGGAGATCCGCGAGGCCTTCACAGCCGTCCGCGGCAGCGCGAAGGTCACCTCGCAGGATCCCGAGGGCCAGTACCAGGCGCTCGAGAAGTACTCGACCGACCTCACCGCGCGGGCCCGCGAGGGCAAGCTCGACCCGGTCATCGGGCGCGACAACGAGATCCGCCGCGTCGTACAGGTGCTGTCCCGCCGCACGAAGAACAACCCGGTGCTCATCGGCGAGCCCGGCGTCGGCAAGACCGCCATCGTCGAGGGTCTGGCCCAGCGCGTGGTCACGGGCGACGTGCCCGAGTCGCTGCGCGGTAAGACGGTGATCTCCCTCGACCTCGGATCGATGGTCGCGGGGGCGAAGTACCGCGGCGAGTTCGAGGAGCGGCTCAAGGCCGTCCTCGACGAGATCAAGGCCAGCTCCGGCCAGATCATCACCTTCATCGACGAGCTGCACACCATCGTGGGCGCCGGCGCCACCGGCGACTCCGCCATGGACGCGGGCAACATGATCAAGCCGATGCTGGCCCGCGGCGAGCTGCGGCTCGTCGGCGCAACCACGCTCGACGAGTACCGCCAGTACATCGAGAAGGACGCCGCGCTCGAGCGCCGGTTCCAGCAGGTGCTGGTCGGGGAGCCGTCGGTGGAGGACACCGTCGGCATCCTGCGTGGCCTCAAGGAGCGGTACGAGGTGCACCACGGCGTGCGCATCACCGACTCCGCGCTGGTCGCCGCAGCGTCCCTCTCCGATCGCTACATCACGTCGCGGTTCCTGCCCGACAAGGCGATCGACCTCGTCGACGAGGCCGCCTCGCGCCTGCGGATGGAGATCGACTCGCGTCCCGAGGAGATCGACGCCGAGGAGCGGCTGGTCCGCCGCCTCGAGATCGAGGAGATGGCGCTGTCGAAGGAGACGGACGCCGCGTCCGTCGACCGGCTGGGGAAGCTGCGCGGCGAGCTCGCCGATCACAAGGAGAAGCTGGCCCAGCTCACCTCCCGCTGGCAGAACGAGAAGGGCGCCATCGATTCGGTGCGCTCCCTCAAGGAGCAGCTCGAGACGCTGAAGGGCGAGTCGGAGCGCGCCGAGCGCGACGGCGACCTCGGCCGCGCCGCGGAGCTGCGCTACGGCCAGATCCCCGCGCTGGAGAAGCAGCTCGACGAGGCGGTCGCCTCCTCGGGTGCCGCCTCCGACGGCGACGTCATGCTCAAGGAGGAGGTCGGCCCCGACGACGTGGCCGACGTGGTCTCCGCCTGGACCGGCGTCCCCGCCGGCCGCATGCTCGAGGGCGAGACGGCGAAGCTGCTGCGCATGGAGTCGGAGATCGGCAAGCGCGTGATCGGCCAGGAGGCCGCGGTCACCGCGGTCTCGGATGCGGTGCGCCGCACCCGCGCCGGCGTCGCGGACCCGAACCGGCCCACCGGCTCGTTCCTGTTCCTCGGCCCCACCGGTGTGGGCAAGACGGAGCTGGCCAAGGGGCTCGCGGAGTTCCTCTTCGACGACGAGCGCGCCATGGTGCGCATCGACATGTCCGAGTACGGCGAGAAGCACTCCGTCGCACGGCTCGTCGGCGCCCCTCCCGGGTACGTCGGCTACGAGGCCGGCGGCCAGCTGACCGAGGCCGTCCGGCGCCGCCCCTACACGGTGGTGCTGTTCGACGAGGTCGAGAAGGCGCACCCGGATGTCTTCGACGTGCTGCTGCAGGTGCTCGACGAGGGCCGGCTCACCGACGGTCAGGGCCGCACCGTCGACTTCCGCAACACGATCCTGATCCTCACGTCGAACCTCGGCGCGGGCGGCACGCCCGAGCAGGTGATGGCCGCGGTGCGTGCGAAGTTCAAGCCGGAGTTCATCAACCGGCTCGACGACGTGCTGATCTTCGACTCACTGAGCTCGGACCAGCTGACCGGCATCGTCGACATCCAGCTGGACCAGCTGCGCAAGCGGCTGTCGCAGCGCCGGCTGGAGCTCGAGGTCTCCGACGAGGCCAAGGGCTGGCTCGCGGAGCGCGGTTTCGACCCGCTCTACGGCGCTCGGCCGCTGCGCCGCCTGGTACAGCAGGCCATCGGCGACCAGCTCGCCAAGGCGCTGCTCGCGGGCGACGTCCGCGACGGCGACACGGTGAAGGTCACCGTCAGCGAGGACGGCGACCGGCTCATCGTCGGCTGA